The Cyanobacteria bacterium FACHB-DQ100 genome contains the following window.
GATCGCGTGTGAACTGCCGAAATCTGAACTCGAATTCGAGCTTGATTTTGGGGAACCACCGGGTAGCTAAATCCAATCACATAGATACCTTCATCGAGGAGCGCCCGTGCCATTGTCTTTGCCAGCTTCGCGTCGTAAAGCATAATCGGCACAATCGGATGGATACCGGGCTGGATTTCAAAGCCACGATCGTGCATTTGCTGCCGGAAATAGCGCGTGTTCTCGATTAAACGGCTGCGTAACTCATTCGACTGGCTCAGGAGATCCAATACCGTCAAACTCGTGTAGGCGATCACGGGTGCCAACGTATTGGAAAATAGGTAGGGGCGCGATCGTTGTCGCAGCAAGTCGATTATCACTCGATGCCCGCTAGTAAAGCCTCCTGATGCCCCACCGAGCGCTTTTCCAAGCGTACTAGTGATCAGGTCAACCCGGCCCATGACACCACAGTGTTCAATTGATCCGCGTCCCATTGCTCCCAAAATGCCCGTTGCGTGACTATCATCTACCATAACAAGGGCATCGTATTGTTCCGCTAAATCGCAGATGAGATCGAGCTTGGCAATCTCCCCGTCCATGCTGAAAACGCCATCGGTTGCAATCAAGCGAATTTTGGCGGATTGGGTTTGTTGAAGGATCTGCTCTAACTCCTGGATATCGCTGTGAGCAAATCGATATCGTTGTGCCTTGCAAAGTCGAATCCCATCGATCACACTGGCATGATTCAACGCATCGCTAATCACCGCGCAATCCGCATCTAACAGTGTTTCAAATAGCCCCGTATTGGCATCAAAGCAAGCGTTATACAAAATGGTATCCTCGGTGCCAAGAAACGCTGAGAGCCTTGCTTCAAGTTCTTTATGAATTGCTTGCGTTCCACAAATAAATCGCACCGATGACAACCCAAACCCATACTTTGCCAAACCCTCTTGAGCGGCTGCAATCACATCAGGATGGGTGGCAAGTCCCAGGTAATTGTTGGTGCAGAAGTTCAAAACCGTTTGTCCTCCCTTAATTTCAATCTCGGCTCCCTGAGGACTGATGAGAATTCGTTCTTCTTTCGCAAGACCAGCTTGATCGATCTCATCTAGCATCGACTGAAAGATAGCGGCTGCTGTGTTCAACATGATGACATCCTCGTAAGAAGATTAACGATTCCGGTTTTTCAATGGAACGTCCAACCGTCGCGAAAGTTGTTTGAGCATATCTTCAACGATCGCGGGCAAATCATATTCTGGTCGCCATCCCCAATCGGCTCGTGCCTTAGAATCATCGACCTCAGACACCCAGGAATCCGCGATCGCTTGTCGAAAATCAGGCGCATAATCGCAGACAAAATCCGGCAGATACCGCTGAATTTCGCTGACAAGTTCTGCTGCCGAAAAACTCACGGCAGTAATGTTGTAGCTAGAGCGAATTTTGATGGCTGCTTCATCTGCTTGCATTAGCTCTAAAACGGCTCTCACTGCATCCGGCATATACATCATCGGCAATCGAGTTTCAGGACGAACAAAGCAGGTATAGTGCCGGTCTTTCAGCGCTGCGTAGAAGATTTCTACTGCAAAGTCGGTGGTGCCGCCACCGGGAGGAATGCTGTAACTGATGATGCCAGGTAAGCGAAGACTACGCACATCAACACCATAGCGATGGGCGTAATAATGACACAACAATTCTCCGGTGACTTTGGTAATGCCATACATCGTGGAGGGGTCTTCGATCGTGATTTGAGGCGTATCTAGTTTGGGGGTATGCGGCCCAAACACAG
Protein-coding sequences here:
- a CDS encoding NAD-dependent epimerase/dehydratase family protein → MGTILVTGAKGQLGGDLVAALCQHYGAASVLESSRAALHRAYHCDAVPQRDYRFYEVLDVMDRQRLQDLIEKYQINTIYHLAGVLSAKGEQQPDRCWNVNVNGLYNVLETARIYHLKLFFPSSIAVFGPHTPKLDTPQITIEDPSTMYGITKVTGELLCHYYAHRYGVDVRSLRLPGIISYSIPPGGGTTDFAVEIFYAALKDRHYTCFVRPETRLPMMYMPDAVRAVLELMQADEAAIKIRSSYNITAVSFSAAELVSEIQRYLPDFVCDYAPDFRQAIADSWVSEVDDSKARADWGWRPEYDLPAIVEDMLKQLSRRLDVPLKNRNR
- the kbl gene encoding glycine C-acetyltransferase, with product MLNTAAAIFQSMLDEIDQAGLAKEERILISPQGAEIEIKGGQTVLNFCTNNYLGLATHPDVIAAAQEGLAKYGFGLSSVRFICGTQAIHKELEARLSAFLGTEDTILYNACFDANTGLFETLLDADCAVISDALNHASVIDGIRLCKAQRYRFAHSDIQELEQILQQTQSAKIRLIATDGVFSMDGEIAKLDLICDLAEQYDALVMVDDSHATGILGAMGRGSIEHCGVMGRVDLITSTLGKALGGASGGFTSGHRVIIDLLRQRSRPYLFSNTLAPVIAYTSLTVLDLLSQSNELRSRLIENTRYFRQQMHDRGFEIQPGIHPIVPIMLYDAKLAKTMARALLDEGIYVIGFSYPVVPQNQARIRVQISAVHTRSQLDRCVDAFTKIAEQYQNTSDVIKPR